One window from the genome of Aeromonas sp. FDAARGOS 1405 encodes:
- a CDS encoding histidine-type phosphatase, protein MTFPRSSYVALAVSLVLLGGCQSENESSTDSQGKTAYQYSTKAVYSPQQQAESYEPAPQGFSPVFTEMVARHGSRSLSSPKYDVLTKLVWEEAQRQGALTTLGQGLGGKVDLVTTANQKLGYGLLSALGKEEHANLATRLAARLPTLLNSSEPHCIKVVTSGKDRANESAFYFMESLKRDVNYVSDSAQCYLTQDDPSKIDKKLVNKFELYFHKTTPEGDYARYLPAYESYQRFIGDEDAGIAPAPELARALDQLKNLSKTKEMARSMLERIYSKGFVDYLAGGVEFVAVNPEDGGMTYVRDEVDAALMLYNLFIIGPGMIREAQAQGSEPWALEQFLTPQESAWFSYLSDAEDFYEKGPSFANQSAPYAIAQPLLDGLFGEVQHQVVEGEQSRRATLRFAHAEAIIPLAALMKLEGSRQGASPDQLFSQQNNEWRGGWVSPYTANIQWDIYQNGQRQVLVKMLYNEKEIAFKAGCQPYQSGSHYYDFEELKRCYGYNG, encoded by the coding sequence ATGACTTTCCCGCGCTCTTCTTATGTGGCTTTGGCCGTCTCGCTGGTCTTGCTTGGCGGTTGCCAGTCAGAGAACGAATCGTCTACCGACAGCCAGGGCAAAACCGCCTATCAATACAGCACCAAAGCGGTCTACAGCCCGCAGCAGCAGGCGGAGAGCTACGAGCCAGCGCCTCAGGGGTTCAGCCCGGTCTTTACCGAGATGGTGGCGCGCCACGGCTCGCGCTCCCTCTCCAGCCCGAAATATGACGTGCTGACCAAGCTGGTCTGGGAAGAGGCGCAGCGTCAGGGGGCGCTCACCACTCTCGGGCAGGGGCTGGGAGGCAAGGTCGATCTGGTGACGACCGCCAACCAGAAACTGGGCTACGGCCTGCTCTCGGCGCTGGGCAAGGAGGAGCACGCCAATCTCGCCACCCGGCTGGCGGCGCGGCTGCCGACCCTGCTCAACAGCAGCGAGCCCCACTGCATCAAGGTGGTTACCTCGGGCAAAGACAGGGCCAACGAAAGCGCCTTCTACTTTATGGAGAGCCTCAAGCGCGACGTGAACTATGTCAGCGACTCGGCGCAGTGCTACCTCACGCAGGATGACCCCTCGAAGATCGACAAAAAGCTGGTCAACAAGTTCGAGCTCTACTTCCACAAGACCACCCCCGAGGGGGATTACGCCCGCTACCTGCCCGCCTATGAGAGCTACCAGCGCTTTATCGGTGACGAAGATGCCGGAATCGCCCCGGCCCCCGAACTGGCCAGAGCGCTGGATCAGCTTAAAAACCTGAGCAAGACCAAAGAGATGGCCCGCAGCATGCTGGAGCGTATCTACAGCAAGGGCTTTGTCGACTATCTGGCGGGCGGCGTCGAGTTTGTCGCCGTCAACCCGGAAGATGGCGGTATGACCTATGTGCGCGACGAAGTGGATGCCGCCCTGATGCTCTACAACCTCTTTATCATCGGCCCCGGCATGATCCGCGAAGCGCAGGCACAGGGCAGCGAACCCTGGGCGCTGGAGCAGTTCCTGACCCCACAAGAGTCTGCCTGGTTCTCCTACCTCTCCGATGCGGAAGATTTCTACGAGAAGGGGCCGAGCTTTGCCAACCAGAGCGCCCCCTACGCCATTGCCCAGCCGCTGCTCGACGGCCTGTTTGGCGAGGTACAGCATCAGGTGGTGGAGGGCGAGCAGAGCCGACGGGCCACCCTGCGCTTTGCCCACGCCGAAGCCATTATCCCCCTCGCCGCCCTGATGAAGCTGGAAGGGAGCCGTCAGGGGGCCAGCCCGGATCAGCTGTTCAGCCAGCAGAACAACGAGTGGCGTGGCGGCTGGGTCTCCCCCTATACCGCCAATATTCAATGGGATATCTATCAGAACGGGCAGCGGCAGGTGCTGGTCAAGATGCTCTATAACGAAAAGGAGATCGCCTTTAAAGCGGGCTGCCAGCCCTACCAGAGCGGCAGCCACTACTACGACTTCGAAGAGCTCAAGCGCTGCTACGGCTATAACGGCTAA
- a CDS encoding transposase, which produces MTIARSRQISLQDTPYYHVVSRCVRRAFLCGDDAHSGQSYEHRRQWVVDKLGQLSRLFAIGICAYAVMSNHYHLVLKVEPDTAANWSEREVAERWAALFQWPHLVRRWYQGEMLIEPELAVVQQLLAQWRERLHSISWFIRLLNENLARQANQEDGCKGHFWEGRFKSQALLTESALLACMAYVDLNPIRAALTDRPEQSEYTSIKQRLDAPATTEVLPPLLLPFARQGKPEELPYAFSDYLMLVDWTGRAIRPDKRGHIPAQFGPILERLGLDAVRWLKQVTLFRRQGIRVVGDRYQCQQFARHCGQRRCHQPRL; this is translated from the coding sequence ATGACCATTGCCCGTTCACGTCAAATCAGCTTGCAGGATACGCCTTACTACCATGTGGTCAGCCGCTGTGTGCGGCGAGCCTTTCTGTGTGGTGACGATGCCCATTCTGGCCAGAGTTATGAGCATCGGCGTCAGTGGGTGGTCGACAAGTTGGGGCAACTATCGCGGCTGTTTGCAATTGGCATTTGTGCTTATGCGGTGATGAGCAATCATTATCATCTGGTGCTCAAGGTGGAGCCCGATACCGCAGCCAACTGGAGTGAGCGGGAGGTGGCTGAGCGCTGGGCGGCGCTATTCCAGTGGCCGCATTTGGTCAGGCGCTGGTATCAGGGGGAGATGTTGATCGAGCCTGAGCTGGCTGTCGTGCAGCAATTGCTGGCCCAATGGCGGGAGCGGCTTCACTCCATAAGTTGGTTTATTCGGCTACTCAATGAAAATCTGGCCCGTCAGGCCAATCAGGAAGATGGTTGCAAGGGCCATTTCTGGGAGGGGCGCTTCAAGAGTCAGGCTTTGCTCACCGAATCCGCCTTGTTGGCCTGTATGGCGTATGTTGACCTCAATCCGATACGAGCTGCGTTGACCGATCGGCCAGAGCAGAGTGAATACACCAGTATCAAACAGCGCCTTGACGCGCCTGCTACTACTGAGGTTTTGCCACCACTTTTGCTGCCGTTTGCCCGCCAGGGTAAGCCTGAAGAGCTGCCTTATGCCTTCAGCGACTACCTGATGCTGGTTGATTGGACTGGTCGTGCTATTCGGCCCGACAAGCGGGGTCATATTCCGGCCCAATTTGGACCCATTCTGGAACGATTGGGACTCGATGCTGTTCGCTGGTTGAAGCAGGTGACGCTGTTCAGGCGACAAGGGATCAGAGTGGTGGGAGACAGATATCAATGTCAGCAGTTTGCCCGCCACTGTGGCCAGCGACGATGCCATCAACCAAGGCTGTGA
- a CDS encoding Gfo/Idh/MocA family protein — MRIAMIGLGDIAQKAYLPLLASDERVTPLLCTRNPAVLEKLARQYRVAECFTDVAAMLASRPDAVMIHAATAVHRELAEQCLRAGIPTFVDKPLCDNLAEAEALANLAIAQDCALFTGFNRRYLPVMAEARAQPLTELNWQKHRFALPGKARDFMFDDFIHVLDSLCFYGGVPDGDFHAVLRPCAQDNSLLAGVSVSWQSGDRAISGSMNRSAGITEERIDAYGDNLSLHLENCTRGIIARDKQVQMLSPNDWQPVLAQRGFAAMLEHWYQQVEIGKADSELIASYLHGHRLAEQLVALADKRG; from the coding sequence ATGCGCATTGCCATGATTGGTCTGGGGGATATCGCCCAAAAAGCCTATCTGCCGCTGCTGGCGAGCGACGAGCGGGTCACCCCGCTGCTCTGTACCCGCAATCCGGCGGTGCTGGAGAAGCTGGCCCGCCAGTATCGGGTCGCCGAGTGCTTTACCGATGTGGCGGCCATGCTGGCCAGCCGCCCCGACGCCGTGATGATCCACGCCGCTACCGCCGTTCACCGCGAGCTGGCCGAGCAGTGCCTGCGGGCGGGGATCCCCACCTTTGTCGACAAGCCCCTGTGCGACAATCTGGCCGAAGCCGAGGCGCTGGCCAACCTCGCCATCGCGCAAGATTGCGCCCTCTTTACCGGCTTTAACCGCCGCTATCTGCCCGTCATGGCCGAGGCGCGGGCCCAGCCGCTCACCGAGCTGAACTGGCAGAAACATCGCTTCGCCCTGCCGGGCAAGGCGCGGGATTTTATGTTTGACGACTTTATCCATGTGCTCGACAGCCTCTGCTTCTATGGCGGCGTGCCGGACGGCGACTTTCATGCGGTATTGCGCCCCTGTGCGCAGGACAACAGCCTGTTGGCCGGGGTCAGCGTCAGCTGGCAGAGCGGCGATCGCGCCATCAGCGGCAGCATGAACCGCAGCGCGGGGATCACCGAGGAGCGCATCGATGCCTACGGCGACAATCTCTCCCTGCACCTTGAGAACTGCACTCGCGGTATCATCGCCCGCGACAAACAGGTGCAGATGCTTAGCCCCAACGACTGGCAGCCGGTGCTGGCCCAGCGCGGCTTTGCCGCCATGCTGGAGCACTGGTATCAGCAGGTTGAAATCGGCAAGGCGGATAGCGAGCTGATCGCCTCCTACCTGCACGGTCACCGGCTGGCGGAGCAGCTGGTCGCGCTGGCTGACAAGCGGGGATAA
- a CDS encoding TusE/DsrC/DsvC family sulfur relay protein: MSASEKYQLEFNGQLIETDAKGYLLNSNDWSEELALVLAAQEGITLEEPHWEVVRFVRAFYLEFNTSPAIRALVKAMEKQYGPEKGNSRYLYKLFPEGPAKQATKIGGLPKPVKCI, from the coding sequence ATGTCTGCGTCCGAAAAATATCAGCTGGAATTCAACGGCCAACTCATCGAGACCGATGCCAAGGGCTACCTGCTCAACAGCAACGACTGGAGCGAGGAGCTGGCGCTGGTGCTGGCTGCGCAGGAGGGGATCACGCTTGAGGAGCCGCACTGGGAAGTGGTGCGCTTTGTGCGCGCCTTCTATCTGGAGTTCAACACTTCCCCCGCCATCCGTGCGCTGGTCAAGGCGATGGAGAAGCAGTACGGCCCCGAGAAGGGCAACAGCCGTTACCTCTACAAGCTGTTCCCGGAAGGGCCCGCCAAGCAGGCAACCAAGATTGGCGGCCTGCCCAAGCCGGTAAAGTGCATCTGA
- the yccS gene encoding YccS family putative transporter, translated as MPMDLSGLLRRLLTDSHIYFALKVLLAILGLLAFTLATGNNQLTVLLSLGVVAGAIAETDDSLWGRLKNLAMTLICFMFASLCVQYLYPTPWLFAIGLASSTFIFVMVGALGARYATISFGSLLIAIYTMLGAAKAPDLFYQPLALGAGALWYGLVSFIWLWLLPYKTLHEQLAQSYFALGRYLLEKSRFFPADEHGAQAIRHNLAQLNINLVSALTLTKSALNARLSRRHPASPELASLLRLYLLALEIHERATSSHYPYSRLEAELKQGIVLEGFQEVFLQLSEACQRLGYAILVHKPYAHNKRIHWTLEALGDQLEFTNLKQHYPKTLLTPMKFLRRNLASINQLLGSAEVLQNPEQPEQDLPALARPPRLPLLAQLKQHLTLHSMVFRHALRLSLGLVIGYGILQTFDMDKGYWILLTVLFVCQPSYSATRRRLVQRMLGTFAGILVGIPVLWLFPELHVQLVVMGLAAFLFFTQVRNNYSAAVCFITLYVLMAFNLLDGIGFAILGPRLLDTLLGCLISYGLVAWLWPDWQYKRLPTLIANSLSANARYLSAVLASLKQQRDESIDYRVARKSAHLADSELATAWQSMLVEPQKRRRFLDLCFTLTWRNHALLSYISALGAHRDKLEAISGLDEVRHHICHTLEQAAGHLAGNPSSSIGGQCPVISPDSSEEQLMLTQQLNLISELADQLLHLANESRLLTGDQGATMPAQS; from the coding sequence ATGCCGATGGATCTCTCTGGCCTGCTGCGCCGACTGCTGACCGATAGTCACATCTACTTCGCACTCAAGGTGCTGCTGGCCATTCTCGGTCTGCTCGCCTTCACCCTGGCCACCGGCAATAACCAGCTCACCGTGCTGCTCTCCCTCGGGGTCGTAGCGGGCGCCATCGCCGAAACCGACGACAGCCTGTGGGGACGGCTCAAAAACCTCGCCATGACGCTGATTTGCTTCATGTTCGCGTCCCTGTGTGTGCAGTATCTCTACCCCACCCCCTGGCTGTTTGCCATTGGGCTCGCCAGCTCCACCTTTATCTTCGTGATGGTGGGGGCACTCGGCGCCCGCTACGCCACCATCAGCTTCGGCTCGCTGCTGATCGCCATCTACACCATGCTGGGGGCCGCCAAGGCGCCGGATCTCTTCTACCAGCCGCTGGCACTCGGCGCCGGCGCCCTCTGGTACGGGCTGGTCTCGTTCATCTGGCTCTGGCTGCTGCCCTACAAGACCCTGCACGAGCAACTGGCCCAGAGCTACTTCGCCCTTGGCCGCTACCTGCTGGAAAAGTCCCGCTTCTTCCCGGCGGACGAGCACGGCGCCCAGGCCATTCGCCACAATCTGGCCCAGCTCAATATCAATCTGGTGAGCGCGCTGACCCTCACCAAGTCGGCCCTCAACGCCCGCCTGAGCCGCCGCCATCCGGCGAGCCCCGAGCTTGCCAGCCTGCTGCGCCTCTATCTGCTGGCGCTGGAGATTCACGAGCGCGCCACCTCCAGCCACTACCCCTACAGCCGGTTGGAAGCGGAGCTCAAGCAAGGCATCGTACTGGAAGGATTTCAGGAGGTGTTCCTGCAACTCTCCGAGGCATGCCAGCGGCTGGGTTACGCCATTCTGGTGCACAAGCCCTACGCCCATAACAAGCGCATCCACTGGACACTGGAGGCCCTCGGCGATCAGCTGGAGTTCACCAATCTCAAGCAGCACTACCCGAAAACCCTGCTGACGCCGATGAAATTCCTGCGCCGCAATCTGGCCAGCATCAACCAGTTGCTGGGCAGCGCCGAAGTGCTGCAAAACCCCGAGCAGCCGGAGCAGGATCTGCCCGCGCTGGCGCGCCCCCCCCGCCTGCCGCTGCTAGCCCAGCTCAAGCAGCACCTCACCTTGCACTCCATGGTGTTTCGCCACGCGCTGCGTTTGTCGCTCGGGCTGGTGATCGGCTACGGCATACTGCAAACCTTTGATATGGATAAGGGCTACTGGATTTTGCTGACCGTGCTGTTTGTCTGCCAGCCCAGCTACAGCGCCACCCGCCGCCGACTGGTGCAACGGATGCTCGGCACCTTCGCCGGCATACTGGTGGGCATTCCGGTGCTCTGGCTGTTTCCCGAGCTGCACGTCCAGCTGGTGGTGATGGGGCTGGCCGCTTTCCTCTTCTTTACCCAGGTGCGCAACAACTACAGCGCCGCAGTCTGCTTTATCACCCTCTACGTGCTAATGGCGTTCAACCTGCTCGATGGCATCGGCTTTGCCATTCTGGGGCCGCGGCTGCTCGATACCCTGCTCGGCTGCCTGATCTCCTACGGGCTGGTGGCCTGGCTCTGGCCAGACTGGCAGTACAAGCGGCTGCCGACCCTTATCGCCAATTCGCTCTCGGCCAACGCCCGCTACCTCTCGGCGGTGCTGGCAAGCCTCAAGCAGCAGCGGGACGAGTCCATCGACTATCGGGTGGCGCGCAAGAGCGCCCATCTGGCGGACAGCGAACTGGCCACCGCCTGGCAGAGCATGCTGGTGGAGCCGCAAAAGCGCCGCCGCTTCCTCGATCTCTGCTTTACCCTCACCTGGCGCAACCATGCCCTGCTCTCCTACATTTCGGCGCTGGGGGCCCATCGCGACAAGCTGGAGGCCATCAGCGGGCTGGATGAGGTGCGCCACCATATCTGCCACACCCTGGAGCAGGCCGCCGGCCATCTGGCGGGCAACCCCTCCAGCTCCATCGGAGGTCAGTGCCCGGTGATAAGTCCGGACAGCAGCGAGGAGCAGCTGATGCTGACCCAGCAGCTCAACCTGATCAGCGAGCTGGCGGATCAGCTGCTGCATCTGGCCAACGAGAGCCGGTTGCTCACCGGGGATCAAGGCGCTACCATGCCCGCCCAATCCTGA
- a CDS encoding Bax inhibitor-1/YccA family protein has translation MDTRSIYTGTQSAVRDTNKVLRNTYMLLSLTLGFSAVVAGVATVMNMPPLHWAVFLIGVYGLMFLTEKNRNNGMGLVFTFALTGLLGYSLGPIINMYMNNGGGEIVMTALGGTALTFFGLSAYALTTKRDLSFIGGMLFVGFWVLLVAMIANIFLQMSALSLALSAMFMLFSSGAILLTTQQIVRGGETNYISATVTLYVSIYNIFLSLLSLLGGNRN, from the coding sequence ATGGATACCCGTTCTATCTACACTGGCACCCAAAGTGCCGTACGCGATACCAACAAGGTGCTGCGTAACACCTATATGCTGCTCTCCCTCACTCTGGGCTTCTCTGCCGTGGTGGCGGGGGTCGCTACCGTGATGAACATGCCGCCGCTGCACTGGGCCGTGTTCCTGATCGGCGTCTACGGTCTGATGTTCCTGACCGAGAAGAATCGCAACAACGGCATGGGGCTGGTCTTCACCTTCGCCCTGACCGGTCTGCTGGGCTATAGCCTGGGCCCCATCATCAACATGTACATGAACAATGGTGGTGGCGAGATCGTGATGACCGCCCTTGGCGGTACCGCGCTCACCTTCTTCGGTCTGTCGGCCTATGCCCTGACCACCAAGCGTGACCTCTCTTTCATCGGCGGCATGCTGTTCGTCGGTTTCTGGGTACTGCTGGTGGCAATGATTGCCAATATCTTCCTGCAGATGAGCGCCCTGAGCCTGGCTCTGTCCGCCATGTTCATGCTCTTCTCCTCCGGTGCCATCCTGCTGACTACCCAGCAGATCGTGCGCGGCGGCGAGACCAACTACATCTCTGCCACCGTCACCCTGTATGTCTCCATCTACAACATCTTCCTGAGCCTGCTGAGCCTGCTTGGCGGCAACCGCAACTAA
- a CDS encoding IclR family transcriptional regulator yields the protein MSELAEVIDVNRSSAFRIIYTLETCGFLYKADGSRRYSLTSRVLDLGFTYLSGLDLLEPSRPIMQRLRDDITIACHLVIRQGTDIVFVDRYQAKGPFTSTVGVGTRWPAHATVTGQLLLSDLSDEAIIELYRDYQWSTYTEGTPNSIESLLACMAEVRGQPALISWGYYNPVMAACAAPINRLSDGRMIASVSVSCPLQSFPREEFEGRIRDKVIHAAHDLSRTLSLNNGNP from the coding sequence GTGTCAGAGCTTGCCGAAGTCATTGATGTCAATCGTTCCAGTGCTTTCCGTATTATCTATACCCTGGAAACCTGTGGCTTTTTGTATAAGGCAGATGGGTCCAGACGCTATAGCTTGACTTCCAGGGTGCTGGATTTGGGATTTACCTATCTCTCTGGGCTGGATTTACTGGAGCCATCGCGGCCTATCATGCAGCGCTTGCGGGACGATATTACCATTGCGTGCCATTTGGTGATCCGTCAGGGGACAGACATAGTCTTTGTCGATCGTTATCAGGCGAAAGGGCCGTTTACCAGCACGGTAGGAGTGGGCACCCGATGGCCAGCCCATGCAACCGTCACCGGTCAGTTGCTGCTTTCTGACTTGTCTGATGAGGCCATTATCGAGCTATATCGTGATTATCAATGGTCCACCTACACCGAGGGAACCCCGAACAGCATTGAGTCACTGCTGGCTTGCATGGCTGAGGTACGGGGACAACCGGCGCTGATCAGCTGGGGCTATTACAATCCCGTGATGGCTGCCTGTGCGGCACCGATAAATCGGTTAAGTGACGGCCGCATGATCGCATCGGTTTCTGTCAGCTGCCCCCTGCAAAGTTTTCCCCGAGAGGAGTTTGAAGGACGCATTCGGGATAAGGTGATCCATGCTGCGCACGATCTGTCGCGCACACTCAGTTTGAATAACGGTAATCCCTGA
- a CDS encoding non-heme iron oxygenase ferredoxin subunit — MSWMPVCKLSAISDGEHLALNVEGKAVGIFMIEGQLHAIEDICPHAYALLSEGFVEGRTVECPLHEAIFDIPTGKLQSGPGCRDLNTYEVRVEGDDVLLHMA; from the coding sequence ATGAGTTGGATGCCGGTTTGTAAATTGAGTGCGATTTCGGATGGGGAGCATCTGGCGCTCAATGTCGAGGGGAAAGCGGTTGGGATATTCATGATCGAGGGGCAGCTTCATGCCATCGAGGATATCTGCCCTCATGCCTACGCCCTGCTGAGTGAGGGGTTCGTGGAAGGGCGCACGGTTGAGTGCCCGCTTCATGAGGCCATTTTCGATATACCCACCGGCAAGCTGCAAAGCGGCCCAGGTTGCCGCGATTTGAACACCTACGAGGTACGCGTCGAAGGCGACGACGTACTCCTTCACATGGCATGA
- a CDS encoding recombinase-like helix-turn-helix domain-containing protein: MENFNPKLAAWLNKEPSAEAGQNNIQIPGKTVNLIWQNRYREPTAYELALVSQLEKAFAEGITELESLVETLNRSGLRNEAGDPWSCTNFQDEMARLGY, translated from the coding sequence ATGGAGAATTTCAATCCCAAACTGGCCGCTTGGCTCAATAAGGAGCCCAGTGCTGAGGCCGGGCAAAACAACATTCAGATCCCGGGCAAGACGGTCAACCTGATATGGCAGAACCGCTACCGCGAGCCGACCGCTTATGAGCTGGCGCTGGTGAGTCAACTGGAGAAGGCCTTTGCCGAGGGCATTACCGAACTGGAGTCCCTTGTAGAGACCCTCAATCGGTCTGGACTGCGCAATGAGGCGGGCGATCCGTGGAGTTGTACCAATTTTCAGGATGAGATGGCCCGCCTCGGTTACTGA
- a CDS encoding aromatic ring-hydroxylating dioxygenase subunit alpha, translating to MKQQSALEHHLNLGLKDLWYPVVSSWEVSSNPVGITRLGEHIVLWRDTKGKVNALEDRCPHRGARLSLGWNLGDRVACWYHGVEVNGAGVVTDVPAVDACPMTGSKCLRSYPVIEKHGAIFLWFGLEAESTPAELVLPEQLESEEWSHFLCQADWAVNYRYAVDNVMDPMHGSYLHCTSHSMAEGDKSADMRARNTEQGFIFEKTGQSGVNFDWVEFGSSGTFWLRLSIPYRPQFGPGGEFWIVGFATPVDEYHTRVFFWRARKVSGWQRNVWRFLYRNHLEKLHWDVLEQDRVILEQMAPDAREHEFLYQHDVGLSRLRRLMKKMAEQQLARLQVREEAVSDV from the coding sequence ATGAAGCAACAAAGTGCACTGGAGCATCACCTGAATTTGGGTCTCAAGGATCTCTGGTATCCGGTGGTATCCAGTTGGGAAGTGAGCAGCAATCCGGTAGGTATCACGCGTCTTGGTGAACATATCGTGCTGTGGCGCGATACCAAGGGGAAGGTCAACGCGCTTGAAGATCGTTGCCCTCACCGGGGAGCCCGGCTCTCGCTGGGTTGGAATCTGGGGGATCGGGTGGCTTGCTGGTATCACGGCGTGGAGGTAAATGGCGCGGGCGTGGTGACCGATGTGCCTGCGGTCGATGCCTGTCCCATGACTGGCAGCAAGTGCCTGCGCTCTTATCCGGTCATCGAGAAGCACGGCGCTATCTTTCTGTGGTTTGGCCTGGAAGCGGAGAGCACACCCGCAGAACTGGTGCTGCCGGAACAGTTGGAAAGTGAGGAGTGGAGCCACTTCCTCTGTCAAGCCGATTGGGCGGTCAACTACCGCTATGCGGTGGATAACGTGATGGATCCCATGCATGGCAGCTACCTGCATTGCACTTCCCACTCCATGGCCGAAGGGGACAAGAGTGCTGATATGCGGGCTCGCAACACGGAACAGGGATTCATCTTCGAGAAAACTGGCCAAAGTGGTGTCAATTTCGACTGGGTGGAATTTGGCAGCAGCGGAACTTTCTGGTTGCGCCTGTCGATCCCCTATCGTCCGCAGTTTGGGCCGGGCGGCGAGTTCTGGATTGTCGGTTTCGCCACCCCGGTAGACGAGTACCACACCCGGGTATTCTTCTGGCGCGCACGCAAGGTCAGCGGTTGGCAGCGCAATGTGTGGCGCTTCCTCTATCGCAACCATCTGGAAAAGTTGCACTGGGATGTGCTGGAACAAGACCGGGTGATCCTTGAACAGATGGCCCCTGATGCCCGCGAACACGAGTTTCTTTATCAGCATGATGTGGGGTTGTCGCGGCTGCGCAGATTGATGAAGAAGATGGCAGAGCAGCAACTGGCCCGCTTGCAAGTCAGGGAAGAGGCTGTGAGCGATGTCTAG
- a CDS encoding SDR family oxidoreductase → MSRLLSGKRLLITGAARGLGLEFARAACAAGASVVMADILAEQVLAGARALSAEGCMAHGLSLDLADPDSIARCAHDAAQLLGGLDGLVNCGAIATGIGGVDMLALDVAVWDRVMQVNVRGSWLMTRAVVPYLKVSGAGKVVNIASDTALWGAPRLMAYVASKGALLAMTRSMARELGEYNICVNAISPGLTQVEATTYVPASRHQHYVDGRAINRPQVPEDVNGTVLYLLSDLASFVTGQNLPVNGGFVFN, encoded by the coding sequence ATGTCTAGGTTGCTGTCGGGCAAACGATTGCTGATCACCGGAGCGGCCAGAGGGCTGGGGCTGGAGTTTGCAAGGGCCGCCTGTGCGGCGGGTGCCAGTGTGGTGATGGCGGACATTCTTGCCGAGCAGGTGTTAGCCGGTGCCAGGGCGCTGTCTGCCGAGGGATGTATGGCACATGGCCTGTCATTGGACTTGGCTGATCCGGACTCCATTGCCCGCTGCGCCCATGATGCAGCTCAGCTACTGGGCGGGCTCGACGGGCTGGTCAATTGCGGTGCCATCGCGACCGGTATTGGTGGCGTCGACATGCTGGCGCTGGATGTGGCGGTGTGGGATCGCGTCATGCAGGTCAATGTCCGTGGCAGTTGGCTGATGACCCGGGCGGTAGTGCCTTATCTCAAGGTGTCCGGTGCCGGCAAGGTGGTGAATATCGCGTCCGACACCGCATTGTGGGGGGCCCCCAGATTAATGGCATACGTGGCCAGTAAAGGGGCCTTGCTGGCAATGACCCGCTCCATGGCTCGCGAGCTGGGGGAGTACAACATCTGCGTCAACGCGATCAGTCCTGGCCTGACGCAGGTTGAGGCGACCACCTATGTCCCTGCATCGCGTCATCAGCACTATGTCGACGGGCGGGCCATCAACCGGCCGCAGGTGCCTGAGGATGTAAACGGCACCGTGCTCTATCTGTTGTCTGATCTCGCTTCCTTTGTCACGGGTCAGAACCTGCCGGTTAACGGCGGTTTTGTCTTCAACTGA
- a CDS encoding VOC family protein, with protein MKITGIETLKFGVIDRAKAAAFLADFGLRRASSDIAGADLFLTLNQSRVYLFEVDDPRLPAVFESGSTLREVVWGVASPECLAQLAERLAGHPSLRSEEGRLSCQDPNGMTLSFQLSAQRPVELRVTPINQHGDIRRINEASPVYERGEPIGIGHVVFFTPDLARTEAFYRDRLGFHLSDCYQGKGAFMRCAAEGHHHDLFLLHVPGKSAGLNHVAFTVRDIHEVVGAGLAMNRHGWSTFIGPGRHPISSAYFWYVNSPLGGAFEYYTNDDYLTQEWQPRTMEHRLELFTEWAIEGGLDSRTRRQLKQEA; from the coding sequence ATGAAGATTACTGGAATTGAAACCCTGAAGTTCGGGGTGATCGACAGAGCCAAGGCAGCCGCGTTTCTTGCTGATTTCGGGTTGCGCCGGGCCAGCAGTGATATCGCCGGGGCGGATCTCTTCCTGACGCTTAATCAGAGTCGGGTCTATCTGTTCGAGGTGGATGACCCCCGTTTGCCGGCGGTCTTCGAGAGCGGCTCGACGCTGCGCGAGGTGGTTTGGGGCGTGGCCAGCCCGGAGTGTCTGGCGCAACTGGCCGAGCGGCTGGCGGGGCATCCGTCATTGCGAAGCGAGGAAGGACGTCTGAGTTGCCAGGACCCCAATGGCATGACCCTGAGTTTTCAATTGAGTGCGCAGCGACCGGTCGAGTTACGGGTGACGCCGATTAATCAACATGGGGATATTCGCCGGATCAATGAGGCCAGCCCTGTCTATGAGCGTGGTGAACCCATCGGGATCGGACATGTGGTGTTTTTTACCCCTGACCTTGCCCGCACAGAAGCATTTTACCGTGATCGACTCGGTTTCCATCTCTCTGACTGCTATCAGGGTAAGGGCGCCTTCATGCGCTGCGCCGCGGAAGGGCACCATCATGACCTCTTCCTCTTGCATGTGCCGGGCAAATCGGCGGGGCTCAATCATGTGGCTTTCACGGTGCGAGATATTCACGAGGTGGTTGGCGCTGGCCTGGCGATGAATCGACATGGCTGGTCCACCTTTATTGGTCCGGGTCGTCACCCGATCTCGTCGGCCTACTTCTGGTATGTCAATAGCCCACTGGGCGGGGCGTTCGAGTACTACACCAACGATGATTATCTGACCCAGGAGTGGCAGCCCCGCACCATGGAACATCGTCTGGAGCTCTTTACCGAGTGGGCGATCGAGGGCGGTCTCGACAGCCGTACCCGGCGGCAGCTCAAGCAGGAGGCCTGA